A genome region from Opitutaceae bacterium includes the following:
- a CDS encoding glycosyltransferase family 39 protein, with amino-acid sequence MTISRNTARSLLVFLPAVLFALLSNYCFTGEFITRFNDTAGDVWGRQQIAGSVFLILALGASYWAFKRQENFPLPSPGVSAASAPSSSQTEAVNLRSFLPALLAYLLSGVVYVLMGETSVVRWTWLLSIVLLLVPLWRQFSLKPLRSIAAWEYLLLVIIVFLAFMLRYNDIDKLPLHVDNDVAIMGLRSRRLIENGDWRWVGMAKTVHSLSEHQFIAWSMRLFGVSLTGLSMFSILAGSATCIVVYAYGRILFNRWVGLLAAAFLAFNYVHIHFSRQVFGPLATLFVAAAGLFLVHGLRSGRLLSFALGGVAIGAGLLDYYSARIGPLLVVGLFALWWLQRGRQTQVGYGHWAVAVLGVLVVFGPNLIYGIIEFAQFRGRGQDVVLWTDPAWAHLTQKYNSQGNAMVVIWEQIKRTLLAPFYFPDESTICHLRKPMLGAFTALSFIFGLGFCLRRGLRFSHAFLLLWVGATFLFGGMLTIDPPFWPHLNIAVPGMAIVAAIGIERLVRRVAIESGGVIEKLLPAGLAAAVLFSGVHDWEVYYRFARDHAAGRVIAMRQIRSFSKEFRVYLISPDYKWEQETFQFFAPQIDGRNLSEQDLLKAIPPIEKPTVFMVFEGTSPEVLKKLNATFPYARREAFWDGWGWPVLTQVEVFPPHYTYAPQRFRPPEKYYVDFTGWRLIALFLVLAIALGALLIEKEK; translated from the coding sequence GGCAGCAGATAGCGGGATCGGTGTTTTTGATTCTGGCGTTGGGAGCGAGTTACTGGGCGTTCAAACGGCAGGAGAATTTTCCGCTGCCATCACCCGGCGTTTCGGCGGCGTCCGCGCCGTCCTCGTCGCAGACGGAAGCTGTGAACCTTCGTTCATTTCTGCCGGCGCTGCTCGCGTATCTTCTCTCGGGCGTGGTCTATGTGCTGATGGGGGAGACCAGTGTCGTGCGCTGGACCTGGCTGCTCAGCATTGTGCTGCTGCTGGTTCCGTTGTGGCGACAGTTCAGCCTGAAGCCGCTGCGCTCGATCGCGGCGTGGGAGTACCTGCTCCTCGTAATCATTGTGTTCCTGGCGTTCATGCTTCGGTACAATGACATCGACAAGCTTCCGCTCCATGTGGACAACGATGTCGCGATCATGGGGCTGCGGTCGCGTCGCCTGATCGAGAACGGCGACTGGCGCTGGGTCGGGATGGCGAAGACGGTGCATTCGCTTTCGGAGCACCAGTTCATCGCCTGGTCGATGCGCCTGTTCGGGGTGTCGCTGACTGGGCTGAGCATGTTCAGCATCCTCGCGGGGAGCGCGACGTGCATCGTTGTGTACGCCTACGGGCGCATCCTCTTCAACCGCTGGGTGGGGCTGCTTGCGGCGGCGTTTCTCGCGTTCAACTATGTGCACATCCATTTTTCCCGCCAGGTGTTCGGGCCCCTGGCGACCTTGTTCGTGGCGGCGGCGGGGCTGTTTCTCGTGCACGGGCTGCGCAGCGGGCGGCTGCTGAGCTTCGCGCTCGGCGGTGTCGCGATCGGGGCCGGACTGCTCGACTACTATTCGGCGCGCATCGGCCCGCTGCTGGTTGTCGGGCTGTTTGCGCTGTGGTGGCTGCAGCGCGGGAGGCAGACGCAGGTGGGTTATGGGCACTGGGCGGTTGCGGTGCTCGGGGTGCTGGTGGTGTTCGGGCCGAACCTGATCTATGGGATCATTGAATTCGCGCAGTTCAGGGGGCGGGGTCAGGACGTGGTCCTGTGGACCGATCCGGCCTGGGCGCATCTCACGCAGAAGTACAACAGCCAGGGCAATGCCATGGTGGTGATCTGGGAGCAGATCAAACGCACCCTGCTGGCTCCGTTTTATTTTCCGGATGAGAGCACGATCTGTCACTTGCGGAAACCGATGCTCGGAGCGTTTACGGCGCTCAGCTTCATTTTCGGACTCGGCTTCTGCCTGAGGCGCGGCCTGCGGTTCTCGCATGCGTTTCTGCTGCTTTGGGTGGGCGCGACGTTTTTGTTCGGCGGCATGCTGACGATCGATCCGCCCTTCTGGCCGCACCTCAACATCGCGGTCCCCGGCATGGCGATCGTGGCGGCGATCGGCATCGAGCGACTGGTGCGCCGGGTTGCGATAGAGTCGGGTGGGGTCATTGAAAAGCTGCTGCCGGCGGGACTGGCGGCGGCGGTGCTGTTTTCAGGCGTGCACGACTGGGAGGTGTATTATCGCTTCGCCCGCGATCATGCGGCGGGACGCGTCATCGCGATGCGCCAGATACGCAGTTTTTCAAAGGAGTTCCGCGTTTACCTGATCAGTCCGGATTACAAGTGGGAGCAGGAGACGTTTCAGTTCTTCGCGCCGCAGATTGACGGAAGGAACTTGAGTGAGCAGGACCTGCTGAAGGCGATCCCCCCGATCGAGAAACCGACGGTCTTCATGGTTTTCGAGGGGACGAGTCCGGAGGTCCTGAAGAAGCTGAACGCCACGTTCCCCTATGCGCGACGCGAGGCGTTCTGGGACGGGTGGGGCTGGCCCGTGTTGACGCAGGTGGAGGTTTTCCCGCCCCATTACACCTACGCCCCCCAGCGCTTCCGACCACCGGAAAAGTACTACGTCGATTTCACCGGCTGGAGACTCATCGCACTCTTTCTCGTCCTCGCGATCGCGCTCGGAGCGCTCCTGATCGAGAAGGAGAAATAG
- a CDS encoding type II toxin-antitoxin system VapC family toxin produces MPATGDVLLDTSVVVAVLRRIPGVKERLHGAGELFVPLVVFGELEYGANLASPPERQREAIRTFMLGSTVLLPTLRTAAEYGRLKAALRTAGTPLPENDIWIAALAAERGLPLATRDKHFTRVPGLDVLDWS; encoded by the coding sequence ATGCCCGCGACTGGTGATGTACTGCTTGACACTTCGGTAGTGGTGGCGGTCTTGCGCCGCATTCCAGGCGTGAAGGAGCGGCTCCACGGTGCAGGCGAACTGTTTGTGCCGCTCGTCGTGTTCGGGGAATTGGAATACGGCGCGAATCTTGCCTCGCCTCCGGAGCGGCAGCGCGAGGCAATACGCACTTTCATGCTGGGCTCAACGGTGCTCTTGCCCACGCTGCGCACTGCCGCGGAATATGGACGCCTCAAGGCCGCATTGCGCACTGCCGGCACGCCATTGCCGGAAAACGACATTTGGATCGCCGCCCTTGCAGCCGAACGCGGCCTGCCGCTGGCGACGCGCGACAAACACTTCACGCGCGTGCCCGGCTTGGATGTGCTCGACTGGTCCTAG